The segment ATCCATATCTGCCATTTCCGGATTTTCTAATATGGCCGCAAACTTACCCTGCTGTGGTTTCATAAGCTTTGCGTTTGCAGACAATTCTTTACTATGTTTTGTGCGAGGCAGGGCTAATAAAATGATCCGAACCCCCACAGCAAACAAAATGAAGGCAGCAATCAAATCCGGGAGAACACCAGGGATCACAGCAGATAACCAATTTCCAAATAGGATCCCCCCTTCACTAAAGAGGAAGCAGATCGTAGCAATCACCAGGTTAGAAAGCCAGTTAATGCGGATATCGCGAATTCCATAAGACATTCCCACCCCTAAATTGTCTATACTGGAAGAGATCGCAAAGCCTACTATCAGGAACCACTCCATCATAGTTACGCGCCCTTTCTGAATTGAAAGTATGTACCAATATGAGAAGTCATAGAGATTTTTCTCATTCTTATTGGCCCAACTCATAATATTCTA is part of the Propionispora vibrioides genome and harbors:
- the ytaF gene encoding sporulation membrane protein YtaF, with the protein product MMEWFLIVGFAISSSIDNLGVGMSYGIRDIRINWLSNLVIATICFLFSEGGILFGNWLSAVIPGVLPDLIAAFILFAVGVRIILLALPRTKHSKELSANAKLMKPQQGKFAAILENPEMADMDHSQEIGFGEAILLGIVLSANALTNGLSAGLIGLSPLAISLVSAVGSFIAVWAGVYLGHKVVDFRIGSFTLGQFGTILSGIILLLIAAHALW